A single region of the Candidatus Kryptobacter tengchongensis genome encodes:
- a CDS encoding seryl-tRNA synthetase — protein sequence MLDLKFIRENPEIVKRAIELKGEKDHVDEIIKLDERRRELIKKGDSLKARRNDVTEEIANLKKQGKDASELIEEMRKVSDEIKAIDSELKKVESELENLLLWIPNIPHESVPIGKDASDNLVVRTWGEIQEFDFEIMDHLTLGKKLGIIDFERGAKLTGSGFPLYIGKGATLERALINFMLDLHIQKHGYVEVFPPFLVNETSMRGTGQIPKLKEDMYYCPEDDLYLIPTAEVPVTNIHRDEILEISELPKKYVAYSACFRREAGSWGRETRGFLRVHQFNKVELVKFTTPETSYDELESLVKDAEEVLQLLNIPYRVVLLCTGDMSFSSAKTYDIEVWSPAERKWLEASSCSNFEDFQARRMNVRFRRDKRSKPEFVHTLNGSGLATSRLMVALLENYQTPEGKVIVPKVLHKYTGFTIIE from the coding sequence ATGCTTGACCTTAAATTTATCCGTGAAAATCCAGAAATTGTTAAGCGGGCAATTGAGTTGAAAGGAGAGAAAGATCATGTTGATGAAATTATTAAACTTGATGAAAGAAGAAGGGAACTGATTAAAAAGGGTGATTCCTTAAAAGCAAGAAGAAATGATGTGACCGAAGAAATCGCAAATCTTAAAAAACAGGGTAAAGATGCAAGTGAATTAATTGAGGAGATGAGAAAGGTTTCGGATGAGATTAAGGCAATTGATTCTGAACTTAAGAAAGTTGAGAGTGAGCTTGAAAACCTTTTACTTTGGATTCCAAATATACCTCATGAATCAGTTCCAATTGGTAAGGATGCAAGTGATAATTTAGTTGTGAGGACTTGGGGGGAGATACAGGAATTTGATTTTGAAATTATGGATCATTTAACACTTGGTAAAAAGCTTGGAATAATTGATTTTGAGCGTGGGGCGAAGTTGACAGGTAGCGGTTTCCCTCTTTACATTGGGAAAGGCGCAACGCTTGAGAGGGCTTTGATAAATTTTATGCTTGATCTTCACATTCAAAAACATGGATATGTTGAGGTTTTCCCCCCATTTCTTGTTAATGAAACTTCAATGCGTGGGACTGGGCAAATTCCAAAATTAAAAGAAGACATGTATTACTGCCCCGAGGACGATCTTTATCTAATACCAACAGCGGAAGTTCCAGTTACAAACATTCATCGTGATGAGATTCTTGAAATAAGCGAGCTTCCCAAGAAATATGTTGCCTATTCTGCATGTTTCAGGCGTGAGGCGGGTTCGTGGGGAAGAGAAACTCGTGGATTTTTAAGAGTTCATCAGTTTAACAAAGTTGAACTTGTTAAATTCACAACCCCAGAAACATCTTATGATGAGCTTGAGTCACTTGTTAAGGACGCTGAAGAGGTGCTTCAACTTCTTAACATACCTTACAGAGTTGTTTTGCTTTGCACAGGTGATATGAGCTTTTCATCTGCGAAAACATATGATATTGAAGTTTGGTCTCCAGCTGAGAGGAAATGGCTTGAAGCGTCAAGTTGTAGTAACTTTGAAGATTTTCAAGCGAGAAGGATGAACGTTAGATTTAGAAGAGATAAAAGATCAAAACCTGAATTTGTCCATACGCTTAATGGTTCAGGTCTTGCGACATCAAGATTAATGGTCGCACTTCTTGAAAATTATCAAACGCCCGAAGGCAAAGTCATCGTTCCAAAAGTTCTCCATAAATACACTGGTTTTACAATCATTGAATAA
- a CDS encoding modification methylase: protein MKDINEFLNKVICGDVLEVLREIPSESIDLGITSPPYNKKEKYGGWLVSKVIYRGVKDIMAEDKYQKWQVEVLNELFRVIKEGGSFFYNHKIRYENGKMLHPILWLSRTKWNIWQEIIWNRKIAGNIRGWRFWQIEERIYWLVKGKPKELKPEHAKLTSVWDIRPEGEHKMHPAVFPIELPARIIYSLLEKNGIVIDPFCGTGTTLVAAKILGHSFIGIDVVEEYVEYARNRLQKAELEKSRVLKEISLHTVELTFKDRKQMGLWDKKIKSSK from the coding sequence ATGAAAGACATAAATGAATTTTTAAATAAAGTGATTTGTGGTGATGTCCTTGAGGTTTTGAGAGAAATTCCCTCTGAAAGTATTGACTTGGGAATAACTTCCCCGCCTTATAATAAAAAGGAAAAATATGGGGGGTGGCTTGTTAGTAAGGTTATTTACAGAGGGGTAAAAGATATAATGGCTGAAGATAAATATCAAAAGTGGCAAGTTGAAGTTTTAAATGAACTTTTCAGAGTCATAAAAGAAGGTGGCAGTTTTTTCTATAACCATAAAATAAGATATGAAAATGGAAAAATGCTTCACCCTATTTTATGGCTCAGTAGAACGAAGTGGAATATATGGCAGGAGATTATTTGGAATAGAAAAATTGCGGGGAACATAAGGGGTTGGAGATTTTGGCAGATTGAAGAAAGGATATATTGGTTAGTTAAAGGAAAGCCAAAGGAGTTAAAACCTGAACACGCTAAGCTAACTTCAGTTTGGGACATAAGACCTGAAGGAGAACATAAAATGCATCCTGCTGTTTTTCCTATAGAATTGCCGGCTAGAATAATTTATTCTTTGCTAGAAAAAAACGGCATTGTTATAGATCCATTTTGCGGAACTGGCACGACGCTTGTAGCTGCTAAAATTCTCGGGCATAGTTTTATAGGTATAGACGTAGTTGAGGAATATGTGGAGTATGCTCGTAATAGACTTCAAAAAGCGGAATTGGAAAAAAGTAGGGTTTTAAAGGAAATATCATTGCATACAGTTGAATTGACCTTTAAGGATAGAAAGCAGATGGGTTTGTGGGATAAAAAAATTAAATCCTCAAAATAA